One genomic segment of Halanaerobiales bacterium includes these proteins:
- the larE gene encoding ATP-dependent sacrificial sulfur transferase LarE — protein MKVKNSSKVSDETKLKYNRLQEILTDMKEVLIAFSGGVDSSFLLKVALDTLGKENVMAVLADSPIRFSDKLDEAKNIAQEIGINPLVIETSELSKENFRKNDKYRCYYCKYELYQRLNEIAESQNISYVLDGTNADDLLNENRPGIKAVEELEVKTPLQKAGLKKEEIRKLSKTLGLKTWDQPSDTCLATRFGFNLEINENDLNRLEEIENYLRKFDFEQLRARIHDENTVRIEVLPSEMNKIMNKKDEIIDRIKKEGFSYITLDLEGYRTGSTEEINKDKN, from the coding sequence ATGAAAGTCAAAAACAGCAGTAAAGTCAGTGATGAAACTAAACTAAAATATAATAGATTACAGGAAATTCTTACAGATATGAAAGAAGTACTTATTGCTTTTTCAGGTGGAGTTGACAGTAGTTTTTTATTAAAAGTAGCATTAGATACCTTAGGAAAAGAAAATGTTATGGCTGTTCTTGCTGATTCTCCAATTAGATTTAGTGATAAATTAGATGAAGCTAAAAATATTGCTCAGGAGATAGGTATCAATCCTTTAGTTATTGAGACTTCTGAATTAAGTAAAGAAAATTTTAGAAAAAATGATAAATATAGATGTTATTACTGTAAATATGAACTATATCAAAGATTAAATGAAATAGCTGAAAGCCAAAATATTAGTTATGTTTTGGATGGTACTAATGCAGATGATTTATTAAATGAAAATAGACCAGGTATTAAAGCAGTTGAAGAATTAGAAGTTAAGACTCCTTTACAAAAAGCAGGTCTTAAAAAAGAAGAAATTAGAAAATTATCCAAAACTTTAGGTTTAAAAACCTGGGATCAGCCTTCTGATACCTGTCTTGCCACTCGTTTTGGATTTAATTTAGAAATTAACGAAAATGATCTAAATAGACTTGAAGAGATAGAAAATTATCTTCGAAAGTTTGATTTTGAACAACTCAGGGCAAGAATTCATGATGAAAATACTGTAAGAATTGAGGTTTTACCTTCTGAAATGAATAAAATAATGAATAAAAAAGATGAAATAATTGATAGAATAAAAAAAGAAGGATTTAGTTATATTACTCTTGATTTAGAAGGATATAGAACAGGCAGTACTGAAGAAATTAACAAAGATAAAAACTAA